In Triplophysa rosa linkage group LG18, Trosa_1v2, whole genome shotgun sequence, a genomic segment contains:
- the mfsd13a gene encoding transmembrane protein 180, producing MGRRGWGRWQVVSTAVLYGSLALFVSILHNVFLLYYVETFVSVYKIDKLSFWVGETVFLIWNSLNDPLFGWLSDRSFLSSPQSGSQITSPEVVLKRLQALSRSGPLFALSFLAFWVAWTWPGLQFLVCLCLYDGFLTVVDLNHNALLADLAVSANDRTRLNFHSSLFSALGALSVFLSYSFWNKEDFYYFRLFCVTLAALSMLGFAVVSRLLRHRFQNEVQPRKNDSQELAELSVGQAPFTSSEKSVTLGEYLKQLSRHRNFMWFASMNLVQVFHCHFNNNFFPLFLEHLLSDRISASTGSFLLGFSYIAPHLNNLYFLTLCRRLGVYQVIRWLFLLKLGLSIAMLLAGADQVYLLCIFIASNRVFTEGTCKLLNLVITDLVDEDFVLNRRQQAASALLFGMVALVTKPGQTFAPLIGTWLLCVYTGYDIFERNSVGAGAISAPASPMPLRQGCFYLLVFVPISCALLQLLTWSRFTLHGRRLQGIKALRQGAQHNHLIDVKAI from the exons ATGGGAAGGAGAGGATGGGGCCGCTGGCAGGTCGTCTCCACAGCTGTGCTCTATGGCTCCCTGGCTCTCTTCGTCTCCATTCTCCACAATGTCTTCTTACTGTATTACGTGGAGACCTTTGTGTCTGTTTACAAGATCGACAAATTGTCATTCTGGGTGGGAGAG ACCGTGTTTCTGATTTGGAACAGTCTGAACGATCCTCTCTTTGGCTGGCTGAGTGACCGGTCCTTCCTCAGCTCCCCTca GTCCGGGTCTCAGATCACCTCCCCTGAGGTGGTTCTAAAACGACTGCAGGCGCTCTCCAGAAGCGGGCCTCTTTTCGCTCTCTCTTTCCTGGCCTTCTGGGTGGCCTGGACCTGGCCTGGACTGCAGTTCCTCGTCTGCCTGTGCCTTTATGATGGGTTCCTCACTGTGGTGGATCTCAACCACAACGCCCTCCTGGCCGACCTGGCTGTGTCAGCGAACGATCGCACGCGCCTCAATTTCCACAGCTCCCTGTTCAGCGCGCTGGGCGCGCTGTCCGTCTTCCTTTCATACTCCTTCTGGAACAAGGAGGACTTCTATTACTTCAGGTTATTCTGTGTGACGCTAGCTGCCCTCTCAATGTTGGGCTTTGCTGTGGTTTCACGTCTTCTGCGCCATCGCTTTCAGAACGAAGTTCAACCACGCAAGAACGACAGCCAGGAACTCGCTGA ACTCAGTGTTGGTCAAGCTCCTTTTACCTCTTCTGAGAAGTCTGTCACTCTTGGAGAATATCTGAAGCAGTTATCACGCCACAGGAACTTCATGTGGTTCGCCTCGATGAACCTTGTACAG GTTTTCCACTGCCATTTCAACAACAACTTCTTCCCCCTGTTTTTGGAGCACCTCCTGTCAGACCGTATATCTGCCTCCACCGGTTCCTTCTTGCTTG GTTTTTCTTACATCGCGCCTCATCTGAACAATCTCTACTTCTTGACGCTGTGCCGTAGACTGGGTGTCTACCAGGTGATTCGCTGGCTCTTTCTCTTGAAGCTGGGTCTCAGCATAGCCATGCTGTTAGCCGGGGCGGACCAGGTGTACCTGCTCTGCATCTTCATTGCTAG TAACCGCGTGTTCACCGAAGGAACCTGTAAGCTTCTAAACCTTGTGATCACTGACCTGGTGGACGAGGACTTTGTGTTAAACCGCAGGCAGCAAGCAGCTTCTGCCCTCCTCTTTGGCATGGTTGCCTTGGTAACCAAGCCTGGCCAGACCTTTGCCCCTCTCATTGGTACCTGGTTGCTATGCGTctacacag GCTATGACATCTTCGAGAGGAACTCTGTGGGCGCAGGAGCGATCTCAGCCCCCGCATCCCCCATGCCACTGCGTCAGGGTTGCTTTTACCTGCTGGTGTTTGTACCGATCTCCTGCGCGCTTCTTCAGCTGCTGACGTGGTCTCGCTTCACTCTTCATGGACGCAGACTGCAAGGCATCAAGGCCCTGAGGCAGGGCGCCCAGCACAACCACCTCATTGATGTCAAGGCTATCTAA